From Streptomyces griseorubiginosus, one genomic window encodes:
- a CDS encoding gas vesicle protein has product MANTRDTSASQDSRNSPRGKEKDTEENVTDERRPKPMEVLRQARAQLSELTGMTAENVSSFEQTEDGWSVEVEVLELSRVPDTMSLMASYQVELDPEGQLTGYRRVRRYERGRADAHRQGGR; this is encoded by the coding sequence ATGGCGAACACAAGAGACACATCTGCATCACAGGATTCACGGAATTCCCCCAGAGGGAAAGAAAAGGACACGGAAGAGAACGTGACGGACGAGCGACGGCCCAAGCCGATGGAGGTGCTGCGCCAGGCGCGCGCCCAGCTCTCCGAGCTGACCGGCATGACCGCCGAGAACGTCTCCTCCTTCGAGCAGACCGAGGACGGCTGGTCGGTGGAGGTCGAGGTCCTCGAACTCTCCCGTGTTCCCGACACGATGAGCCTGATGGCGAGCTACCAGGTCGAACTCGACCCCGAAGGGCAGCTCACCGGCTACCGCCGCGTTCGCCGCTACGAACGCGGCCGGGCCGACGCACACAGGCAGGGCGGTCGCTAG
- the ligD gene encoding non-homologous end-joining DNA ligase — protein sequence MSGDDVRTVRAGKHTVQVHRPDKVLFPGGDGAKEYTKGDLVDYYRSVAPFMLPHLRGRPLMLERHPDGLAGPRFMQKNTPDSYPEWIHRVEVTKEGGTVCHTVCDDTATLLYLADQASLTLHRWLSRAGSVERPDRMVFDLDPAGDDFGAVHEAAWLLGELLDELDLPSALMTTGSRGLHVIVPLNGRHDFDEVREFAKDVADTLVAGHPDRLTTAARKKYRGDRLYLDVQRNGYAQTAVAPFTVRAKPGAPVATPMAWTQLDDPGLDARRWTIADAVEQARTNPWAGIPGRGRALGPARRRLNALMSS from the coding sequence GTGAGCGGGGACGACGTACGGACCGTACGCGCCGGGAAGCACACCGTGCAGGTGCACCGGCCGGACAAGGTGCTCTTCCCCGGCGGCGACGGCGCCAAGGAGTACACCAAGGGCGATCTCGTCGACTACTACCGGTCCGTCGCGCCGTTCATGCTGCCGCACCTGCGCGGCCGTCCCCTGATGCTGGAACGGCATCCGGACGGCCTCGCGGGCCCCCGGTTCATGCAGAAGAACACCCCGGACTCCTACCCGGAGTGGATCCACCGCGTCGAGGTGACGAAGGAGGGCGGCACCGTCTGCCACACCGTCTGTGACGACACCGCCACCCTGCTGTACCTCGCCGACCAGGCCTCCCTCACCCTGCACCGCTGGCTGTCCCGGGCCGGCAGCGTCGAGCGGCCCGACCGGATGGTCTTCGACCTCGACCCGGCCGGGGACGACTTCGGCGCGGTGCACGAGGCGGCCTGGCTGCTCGGGGAACTGCTCGACGAACTGGACCTGCCCTCGGCGCTGATGACCACCGGCTCCCGCGGACTGCATGTGATCGTGCCCCTCAACGGCCGGCACGACTTCGACGAGGTGCGCGAGTTCGCCAAGGACGTCGCCGACACCCTGGTCGCCGGGCACCCCGACCGGCTCACCACCGCCGCCCGCAAGAAGTACCGCGGCGACCGCCTCTACCTGGACGTCCAGCGCAACGGATACGCCCAGACCGCCGTCGCCCCCTTCACCGTACGGGCGAAACCCGGAGCTCCCGTGGCCACCCCGATGGCCTGGACCCAGCTCGACGATCCGGGCCTCGACGCCCGCCGCTGGACCATCGCCGACGCCGTCGAGCAGGCCCGCACCAACCCCTGGGCCGGGATCCCGGGCAGAGGACGGGCGCTCGGACCGGCCCGGCGCAGGCTGAACGCGTTGATGTCCTCCTGA
- a CDS encoding transketolase translates to MNTGELVELAQQLRVDSVRASAAAGSGHPTSSMSAADLMAVLFAHHFRYDFDRPAHPGNDRFVLSKGHASPLMYATYKAAGVIDDEELLTFRKIDSRLEGHPTPRKLPWVETATGSLGQGLPVGVGIALAGQRLDRTGYRVWVLCGDSELAEGSIWEAAEHAGHEHLDNLTAIVDVNRLGQRGPTRHGHDLDAYARRFQAFGWHTVEIDGHDVDAIDRAYGEAASTKGQPTAILARTLKGKGVEDVQDREGLHGKPLKNADDAIEELGGVRDLRVRVQEPPAARILHAVRAGHLELPRWDLGDEVATRDAYGQALTALGTGRGDIVALDGEVGDSTRTELFAKEHPDRYIECYIAEQQMVAAAVGVAARGWVPYAGTFAAFLTRAYDFVRMASISGAGINLVGSHAGVAIGQDGPSQMGLEDLAMMRAVHGSTVLYPCDANQTAHLVAAMADLDGIRYLRTGRGESPVIYGPGEEFPIGGSKVLRFSGSDRMTIVAAGVTVPEALKAAEALDQEGIRVRVIDLYSVKPVDRVTLRQAAEDTGCLLTVEDHHEEGGLGDAVLDAFADGRPVPRLVRLAVRTMPGSASPEEQLHAAGIDAESIAAAGRLLVEQAIVP, encoded by the coding sequence ATGAACACCGGTGAACTCGTCGAACTCGCCCAGCAGTTGCGCGTGGACAGCGTCCGCGCCTCCGCCGCCGCGGGCTCCGGGCACCCCACCTCCTCGATGTCCGCCGCGGACCTGATGGCGGTCCTCTTCGCACACCATTTCCGCTACGACTTCGACCGCCCCGCCCACCCCGGCAACGACCGCTTCGTGCTGTCCAAGGGCCACGCCTCACCGCTGATGTACGCCACCTACAAGGCGGCCGGCGTCATCGACGACGAGGAGCTGCTGACCTTCCGGAAGATCGACAGCCGACTCGAGGGCCACCCGACCCCGCGCAAGCTGCCGTGGGTCGAGACGGCGACCGGATCGCTCGGCCAGGGACTGCCCGTGGGCGTCGGCATCGCGCTCGCCGGGCAGCGCCTCGACCGCACCGGCTACCGCGTGTGGGTGCTGTGCGGAGACAGCGAACTCGCCGAGGGCTCCATCTGGGAGGCCGCCGAACACGCCGGTCACGAGCACCTCGACAACCTCACCGCGATCGTCGACGTCAACCGGCTCGGCCAGCGCGGCCCGACCAGGCACGGCCACGACCTCGACGCCTACGCCCGCCGCTTCCAGGCCTTCGGCTGGCACACGGTGGAGATCGACGGACACGACGTGGACGCCATCGACCGCGCCTACGGCGAGGCCGCGTCCACCAAGGGCCAGCCCACCGCGATCCTCGCCCGGACCCTCAAGGGCAAGGGTGTCGAAGACGTCCAGGACCGCGAGGGACTGCACGGAAAGCCGCTGAAGAACGCCGACGACGCCATCGAGGAACTCGGCGGCGTCCGCGACCTCCGCGTGCGGGTGCAGGAGCCTCCGGCCGCCCGCATCCTGCACGCCGTCCGCGCCGGGCACCTCGAACTGCCCCGCTGGGACCTCGGCGACGAGGTGGCGACCCGGGACGCCTACGGCCAGGCTCTCACCGCCCTCGGCACCGGACGGGGCGACATCGTCGCCCTCGACGGCGAGGTCGGCGACTCCACCCGCACCGAGCTCTTCGCCAAGGAGCACCCCGACCGCTACATCGAGTGCTACATCGCCGAGCAGCAGATGGTCGCGGCCGCCGTCGGAGTCGCCGCGCGCGGCTGGGTGCCGTACGCCGGAACTTTCGCGGCCTTCCTCACCCGCGCCTACGACTTCGTGCGCATGGCCTCCATCAGCGGCGCCGGGATCAACCTCGTCGGCTCGCACGCGGGCGTCGCCATCGGACAGGACGGGCCCAGCCAGATGGGTCTGGAGGACCTGGCGATGATGCGGGCGGTGCACGGCTCGACCGTGCTGTACCCGTGCGACGCCAACCAGACCGCGCACCTGGTCGCCGCCATGGCGGACCTGGACGGCATCCGCTACCTGCGCACCGGCCGCGGCGAGAGCCCGGTGATCTACGGGCCCGGGGAAGAGTTCCCGATCGGCGGCAGCAAGGTGCTGCGCTTCTCCGGGAGCGACCGGATGACGATCGTCGCCGCCGGAGTCACCGTGCCCGAAGCGCTGAAGGCCGCCGAGGCGCTGGACCAGGAGGGCATCCGCGTGCGGGTGATCGACCTGTACTCGGTCAAGCCCGTCGACCGGGTCACGCTGCGCCAGGCCGCCGAGGACACCGGCTGCCTGCTGACCGTGGAGGACCACCACGAGGAGGGCGGACTCGGTGACGCCGTCCTCGACGCCTTCGCCGACGGCCGCCCCGTCCCGCGCCTGGTGCGGCTCGCGGTCCGCACGATGCCTGGCTCGGCCTCGCCCGAGGAGCAACTGCACGCGGCGGGCATCGACGCCGAGTCGATCGCGGCCGCCGGACGGCTCCTGGTGGAGCAGGCGATCGTGCCGTGA